In the Chromobacterium sp. ATCC 53434 genome, CCCGGCCAGGATAGGCAACGAGCGCTTCAACGCCGCCACCGTGCTGCGCGACGGCAACCGGCTGGGCCAGTATCACAAGATGCTGCTGCCCAATTATGAAGTGTTCGACGAGTGCCGCTACTTCACGCCGGGCGCCGCGCCGCTGGTGTTCGAACAGAACGGCGTCAAGGTCGGCGTGCTGATCTGCGAGGATGCCTGGCAGCTGGAGCCGGCGGCCGAGGCCGCCGACGCCGGCGCCGAGCTGCTGCTGAGCCTGAACGCCTCGCCGTTCCACCGCGACAAGATCGAGACCCGCCACCAGACGATGCGCTACCGCGTCGAGGAGACCGGCCTGCCGCTGGCCTACGCCAACCTCACCGGCGGCCAGGACGAGCTGGTCTTCGACGGCGGCTCCTTCGCGCTGGACAGGAACGGCGCCGTGGCGGCCCAGGCCGCCGCCTACGACGACGAGCTGCTGCTGGTCGATTTCGCCGACGGCGACTTCCGGCCCGGCAGCCGGGCCACGCTGCCCGGCGCGCTGGAAAGCGTCTACCGCACGCTGGTCGTCGGCGTCCGCGACTACATCGGCAAGAACGGTTTCCCCGGCGCGCTGCTGGGCCTGTCCGGCGGCATAGACTCGGCGCTGACGCTGGCGGTGGCGGTGGACGCGCTGGGCGCCGACAAGGTGCACGCGGTGATGATGCCGTCGCGCTACACCGCCGACATCTCGGTGACCGACAGCCGCGACATGATAGACCGCCTCGGCGTCCAGTACGACGAGATCGAGATCTGGAGCATGTACGAGAGCTTCATGGCCGCGCTAGCGCCGTCGTTCCAGGGCCTGGAAGCGGACACCACCGAGGAGAACCTGCAGGCCCGCATCCGCGGCACGCTGTTGATGGCGCTGTCGAACAAGGGCGGCAAGCTGGTGCTGACCACCGGCAACAAGTCCGAGATGACCACCGGCTACTGCACGCTGTACGGCGACATGGCCGGCGGCTTCGCCGTGCTGAAGGACGTGGCCAAGACGCTGGTGTTCGAACTGTGCCGCTGGCGCAACACCGTGTCCGACGTGATCCCGGAGCGCATCATCACCCGCCCGCCGTCGGCCGAGCTGCGGCCGGATCAGCAGGATCAGGACAGCCTGCCGCCGTACGAGGTGCTGGACGCCATCATGACGCGCTATGTCGAGGACAATCAATCGGCCGCCGACATCGTCGCCGCCGGCTACGCCGAGGCCGACGTCAATCGGGTGGTGCGGCTGTTGAAGATCAACGAATACAAGCGCCGCCAGGCGCCGGTCGGCCCGCGCGTCA is a window encoding:
- a CDS encoding NAD+ synthase, whose translation is MRIALAQFNPVVGDIAGNAQKIVALANEAMALGADILLTPELALTGYSPEDLLLRESFYREVARGLDLIEQLDGITVIVGHPARIGNERFNAATVLRDGNRLGQYHKMLLPNYEVFDECRYFTPGAAPLVFEQNGVKVGVLICEDAWQLEPAAEAADAGAELLLSLNASPFHRDKIETRHQTMRYRVEETGLPLAYANLTGGQDELVFDGGSFALDRNGAVAAQAAAYDDELLLVDFADGDFRPGSRATLPGALESVYRTLVVGVRDYIGKNGFPGALLGLSGGIDSALTLAVAVDALGADKVHAVMMPSRYTADISVTDSRDMIDRLGVQYDEIEIWSMYESFMAALAPSFQGLEADTTEENLQARIRGTLLMALSNKGGKLVLTTGNKSEMTTGYCTLYGDMAGGFAVLKDVAKTLVFELCRWRNTVSDVIPERIITRPPSAELRPDQQDQDSLPPYEVLDAIMTRYVEDNQSAADIVAAGYAEADVNRVVRLLKINEYKRRQAPVGPRVTQRGFGKDWRYPITNRFS